One genomic window of Pecten maximus chromosome 3, xPecMax1.1, whole genome shotgun sequence includes the following:
- the LOC117322728 gene encoding uncharacterized protein LOC117322728, with the protein MLPLQYNYMSPLQYNYMSPLQYNYMSPLQYNYVSPLQYNYMSPLQYNYMSPLQYNYMSPLQYNYMSPLQYNYVSPLQYNYMSPLQYNYMSPLQYNYMSPLQYNYMSPLHYNYMLPLQYNYMSPLQYNYVSPLQYNYMSPLQYNYMSPLQYNYMSPLQYNYMSHLQYNYMLPLQYNYMSPLQYNYMSHLQYNYMSPLQYNYMSPLHYNYMSPLQYNYMSPLQYNYSLHLQYNYMSLLQYNYMSPLQYNYMSPLQYNYGSPLQYNYSLHLQYNYSLHLQYNYMSPLQYNFRSPLQYNYMLPL; encoded by the coding sequence ATGTTACCTCTACAGTACAACTACATGTCACCTCTACAGTACAACTACATGTCACCTCTACAGTACAACTACATGTCACCTCTACAGTACAACTATGTGTCACCTCTACAGTACAACTACATGTCACCTCTACAGTACAACTACATGTCACCTCTACAGTACAACTACATGTCACCTCTACAGTACAACTACATGTCACCTCTACAGTACAACTACGTGTCACCTCTACAGTACAACTACATGTCACCTCTACAGTACAACTACATGTCACCTCTACAGTACAACTACATGTCACCTCTACAGTACAACTACATGTCACCTCTACATTACAACTACATGTTACCTCTACAGTACAACTACATGTCACCTCTACAGTACAACTATGTGTCACCTCTACAGTACAACTACATGTCACCTCTACAGTACAACTACATGTCACCTCTACAGTACAACTACATGTCACCTCTACAGTACAACTACATGTCACATCTACAGTACAACTACATGTTACCTCTACAGTACAACTACATGTCACCTCTACAGTACAACTACATGTCACATCTACAGTACAACTACATGTCACCTCTACAGTACAACTACATGTCACCTCTACATTACAACTACATGTCACCTCTACAGTACAACTACATGTCACCTCTACAGTACAACTACAGTTTACATCTACAGTACAACTACATGTCACTTCTACAGTACAACTACATGTCACCTCTACAGTACAACTACATGTCACCTCTACAGTACAACTACGGGTCACCTCTACAGTACAACTACAGTTTACATCTACAGTACAATTACAGTTTACATCTACAGTACAACTACATGTCACCTCTACAGTACAACTTCAGGTCACCTCTACAGTACAACTACATGCTACCTCTTTAG
- the LOC117323960 gene encoding serologically defined colon cancer antigen 8 homolog, producing MYAYEEEDDPADNYQKSVRDRANVSLNELEDVLMGTGTSPNNSVTTYAKNQLKSSVHPRTLRWYEESGRPQKYKDASNQLGNILNSQQEKQYMQKTTGPESQKTTHGPMPSVEEAAAILQTQTSYIHQLENENRYIKEELFALRAKVGELLDENRRLHDELKKSVMQEVFGVEGDFSKVDDSFLLDDERQAFQSRDIRNIQIEMERLSSIHAARTERLESQLTHSREEIQRYEQITEDLRSQLRMRDVIPTREDGMFIDTAYLSDAQKGFHKQTIDRLTKERDELMEHVTVLKGRVSEMVGREEEAYQQMKKGIELVEQAQFEQTQAMVHKEQLSEELNNMRQRFNAHINDTQVKMNEDREAVRRENNAIEEELNSKIKELNLQTAAMSTQMDKVTRDKVALINELDELKVQLRRYDKEAAMSTDTFHAESTNASLQKSQAQQEAARLRKDMDVLRRAKDQERTQLQMELDESRRRLQKAERDLVNSKEECIHHTTTSQALERELHLAKLARDSIERGRNEDLKAISHRSQHREEELNTYIDEIEDKHARTSHDMDVMIKRQNKLIGKLRDECKRQAAQIETLTRRNRTQNGNLKKQNEELRMRLDRAVTRLKDLEDTGDQHSRVHEKMKERLKMMDDHNQTQSQQVLDLIACQSKLNRDRQLLAREVEFLRRQIAQSTEEELQKYFSSNKGLVDEILTNVTSEERENNFTPKDKVTFSENIET from the exons ATCGGGCCAATGTCAGTTTGAATGAGTTGGAGGATGTTCTCATGGGAACCGGAACTAGTCCTAACAACTCCGTCACCACTTACGCGAAGAACCAACTTAAATCTTCCGTACACCCACGTACACTGAGGTGGTATGAGGAGTCTGGTCGCCCGCAGAAATACAAGGATGCATCAAATCAACTTGGCAATATCCTCAACTCTCAGCAAGAGAAACAA TACATGCAGAAAACGACTGGACCAGAATCACAAAAAACAACCCATGGTCCAATGCCATCTGTTGAGGAAGCAGCAGCCATCTTACAAACCCAGACCAGCTACATTCACCAGCTAGAAAATGAAAACAGATACATCAAG GAAGAACTGTTTGCACTAAGAGCAAAAGTTGGTGAACTTTTAGATGAAAACAGAAGACTTCATGATGAGCTAAAGAAAAGTGTGATGCAAGAAGTGTTTGGTGTTGAAGGTGATTTTTCCAAG GTGGATGACTCCTTCCTTCTGGACGATGAAAGACAGGCATTCCAAAGCCGAGATATTCGTAACATACAGATAGAAATG GAGCGCTTAAGTTCCATCCATGCTGCTCGGACAGAGAGACTTGAGTCACAGTTAACACACTCCAG AGAGGAGATCCAAAGATATGAGCAGATAACAGAAGATCTGAGGTCACAACTACGCATGAGGGATGTGATCCCAACTCGAGAAGATGGCATGTTTATAGATACTGCCTACCTGTCTGATGCTCAGAAGGGCTTCCACAAACAGACCATCGACAGGCTCACAAA GGAGCGGGATGAACTCATGGAGCATGTAACCGTTCTGAAGGGACGTGTCTCAGAGATGGTTGGTCGTGAGGAGGAAGCCTATCAACAGATGAAAAAAGGCATTGAACTTGTGGAACAGGCTCAGTTTGAGCAAACACAG GCGATGGTACATAAGGAACAATTGAGTGAGGAACTTAACAACATGAGACAAAGGTTTAATGCACATATCAACGACACACAAGTTAAGATGAATGAGGATCGTGAAGCAGTACGGCGTGAAAATAACGCCATTGAAGAGGAGCTTAACAGCAAG ATAAAAGAGCTCAATCTGCAAACAGCTGCCATGTCTACACAAATGGATAAAGTGACAAGGGACAAAGTGGCACTCATCAATGAACTGGATGAACTAAAGGTGCAGTTACGTCGATATGATAAGGAGGCGGCTATG TCCACTGACACATTCCATGCCGAGTCCACCAATGCCAGTCTACAGAAGAGTCAAGCCCAGCAGGAGGCAGCCCGTCTAAGGAAAGATATGGACGTTCTACGACGTGCCAAGGATCAG gAAAGGACGCAGCTACAAATGGAGTTAGATGAGTCACGGAGACGTCTGCAAAAGGCTGAACGAGATCTAGTGAACAGCAAAGAGGAGTGTATTCATCACACAACAACATCCCAGGCTTTAGAGAGAGAG CTACACCTTGCCAAGTTGGCACGAGACAGCATTGAACGAGGTCGTAATGAGGATCTCAAGGCCATATCTCATCGTTCCCAGCACCGTGAGGAGGAACTCAACACCTACATAGACGAGATAGAGGATAAACATG CTCGAACTTCTCATGATATGGATGTCATGATTAAACGCCAAAACAAACTGATTGGGAAGTTACGTGATGAGTGTAAAAGACAAGCTGCCCAGATAGAGACGCTAACCAGGAGAAACAG GACCCAAAATGGTAACTTAAAAAAGCAAAATGAAGAGCTACGAATGCGCCTGGATCGAGCTGTAACCCGCCTCAAGGATCTGGAGGACACAGGTGATCAACATTCACGTGTACACGAAAAAATGAAGGAGAGACTGAAAATGATGGATGATCACAATCAGACTCAATCACAGCAG GTTCTAGACCTTATAGCTTGTCAGAGCAAGCTGAATCGAGACCGTCAACTGCTGGCACGGGAAGTAGAGTTCCTCCGCAGACAGATTGCCCAATCGACAGAGGAGGAGCTACAAAAATACTTTTCTTCCAATAAAGGACTTGTTGATGAGATTCTGACGAATGTTACTTCTGAGGAACGTGAAAATAACTTTACACCAAAAGACAAGGTGACATTCAGTGAGAATATTGAGACGTGA